The window CACACACAATTTCTTAAAACAATCccttttttttaagtatacacagattgattgattgattgattgattgatcaattTTCCAGCATATGTAGCAACTCCTAACTCCTTTGTTGACCTTGTTCCCTTGAGGTTTAACTATTCAGCTAATTAACAACTATCAacgattaaataaaacaaatgttctcAGTGGTTTGTTAATTGTATCTTATTATATAATTAACACAGGTAAGTATCTTTCTAATGTGGCGATGACCTCTAGTGGTTCACTACCGTAATTGCACCCCATTACAGTCCCCAGATATCAACACCGACATAAATCATGGGAAAACGATCCTTTTAATACAGACTGATATACTACCCATGTACCACTCTCCCACACTATGTGATGTTATATAGAACACTGTGACAAAGCATATCTATTTACAGTGAATGttgtccattttaaaaataataatctcgtTGCTCATTTTTcaataccaagaaaaaaaaaatgtattaatgatttgAGAGTGTGGTTTAAACTCGTGACTAACACTGTTGTAAGTGAGGACTCAACTCATTATGCTTCATAGTGGTGTTTGAATGACTTGCAGATTATCAATGCAGATATATCTAAGGGTTTAGAAcctagggaggggagggggcaggaTGCTGTGGGATGTTTCAATGGTGTGTTTATAGCTTGCTCCTGTCTTGATAGAAACATTTGGTGTTACCTTTATAAGCAAAACAATAAGGAGCCTCtgtactccagcactgcctctgtctctctaaggagcctctatactccagcgccgcctctgtctctctaaggagcctctatactccagcgccacctctgtctctctaaggagcctctatactccagcgctgcctctgtctctctaaggagcctctatactccagcactgcctctatctctctaaggagcctctatactccagcgctgcctctgtctctctaaggagcctctatactccagcgctgcctctgtctctctaaggagcctctatactccagcgctgcctctgtctctctaaggagcctctatactccagcgctgcctctgtctctctaaggagcctctatactccagcactgcctctgtctctctaaggagcctctatactccagcactgcctctgtctctctaaggagcctctatactccagcaccgtctctgtctctctaaggagcaaGGGGCTCTGGTGAACCCCACTCTATGCAAGACACTGGTTCTGATTGATTTTAATATCTTGGTCAGACAGCTTCACAATCACTATCCTGTCTTCATGTCATCTTTTCGTAgctctgttctccagggtgactctgacagcatctccaggagccacagtgaaggagggagaggctcttaacctgacctgtgaggcagcagtgaacaaaaccccccgccctgaactccactacaccattgtgagagacggggagcctgtgactaacagcactgactctgcactgtacagcatagccagcactgagaagagtcacactgggagctacacgtgtgctgtggagtcacagggagtgatgaagagcagccaggagctacacattgaaCTACAAAGTAAGAACACAATCTATGTACAGGGATAGCACTGACAGAGAGCATAGAACTGCACTGCCATtaattaccagcagtgtgtaatTGAGTTACACCATTGTGttgtcacaatatataaaataatgaactGTGAGTGTTTCTGATCTGTTAGTCTATtcagtgttgcagtgtgtgtgtgcaggggctgCCTGGTTAATATTAAACTTACAAGAAATTAAAgcattgatttgatcaacctgctGCCTGTCTTGATAAGATACAGTTGGATTTTAGGAGCTGTGGAATCGCCCTATATTGCATCAGCCATGGCATTCTTTGGTTCTGTAACATTCTATTAAACCCAGTTGTGTCTTACTGTGAATGGGTGAGGTTTATCAAACCAACCCCAGTCCTCAGAGTGGCAGAGTGGCTGCTTCTTCATTGCAGCTCTTGAAGCAGCATGATCAGGAGTAACTCATGTACATAACAGTTCCAGTCCCATTGTGCTGAATCAGCCCTGTCAGTCAAGGTGTATGGAGCTCACCAGCACACACTGATCCTGTACCTTCCTCCCCCAGCGTCCTGGCacagcgctgctgctgctgctggcttcAGTGTCGGCTTCTTTGTGATTCTTCtcattgtgttcactctgcttCTCCTCTATCACAAGATCAGAGGTGAGACTCCAGTGTTTTATTACATGTTTCACTTGTCCTGTCAAAACACATATTCTGGCTTCTTCCTTCTCCCTCTAGTGAAAAATAACTACCATCATATTTTGAGAAGCCTGTTTTTAaagacaatgcattttaaaaataaacattttataattgaatATGCACAGCTAACTATCCCATGATATTTAGCATGTTTGTACACTTGCAGTACATAAACAAGCTGAAACAGTGTTATTCATTTGCAGGTTTCCCGTGTATCACCGGTGGTAAGAGGAGGCAAGTCAGCACAAGTATGTGTACAGACAGGGTCCTCGTCCACTACAGCACTGACAAGCATTTCTCATGACTCGAGGGTTCAACCCCAGCTTCTCTTCCACCTTCACAAACACTTCTTTATTCTGGTAATGGGGTCCATGACTAGCAGTAGTGTCTTTCGACCCCTCAGCACAACACAGACTGGACAGGAAATGACACGTCTGGGTAGAACACAAACACAAGAGAATCAATTGCAGAAGCATCCATTCTAACAAACAGTGAAGGTTCAAACTAAATGGGTGGTATTGGTAGCCATGGAGACAGTTGTAGCACCTGCCCCCCGAGACCCAGCGGGGCAAGCGCCACGGAATACACAACAAGTGCAGCCTGACTACGCCACCGAGGGAATTCCACCctcacaattaaaacaaacgGTAGTTTAAAACACATCTCTTAAGTAGGTTCTTTTATAGGGTGTGGAATTGGGATATAAATCAGAAGGAGCACACAAACTACAACGATTAAAaattattccaggttttatttggaGAGGACACTGACTCGGACCATAGATATGCACATTAACAAACAATTACTACCATCAACAGTATATAACCGTGCAGAACTGActgaagtgttaaaaaaaaaaaacacatatagcaGCAACAAAAT of the Acipenser ruthenus chromosome 43, fAciRut3.2 maternal haplotype, whole genome shotgun sequence genome contains:
- the LOC131709398 gene encoding high affinity immunoglobulin gamma Fc receptor I-like, with protein sequence MGLKERSGSVSLTVRALFSRVTLTASPGATVKEGEALNLTCEAAVNKTPRPELHYTIVRDGEPVTNSTDSALYSIASTEKSHTGSYTCAVESQGVMKSSQELHIELQTSWHSAAAAAGFSVGFFVILLIVFTLLLLYHKIRGFPCITGGKRRQVSTSMCTDRVLVHYSTDKHFS